The DNA segment CAAGTCTCGAGCATGCGGTTGTGCGACCAAACATCCGAGATCGGTTGCTCGCGGGAATTCATCGCAGCGATCCAGTTGGCGGTGTGGTTTTCACTGACAGGGCCGCCGTAGACTGCTTCGACTGCGCCCTCGGGCAACGGATTGGTTTCCAAATCCTCGACCGGTTTGCCGGTCAGTTTGCCGCGGTTGACGAAGAAACGACCTTTGGTTCCTTCGAACAAAATGCCGTTGTCACCCTCGCTGGTGATGACCAGTGGAATGTCGCCGGGCATGTTCGCATGAATTTCAAACTTGGTCGGCGAATTGTACTGATCGCTGACGGTTGGATAACCATCTTTGTAATCCACAGGCAACGAAAAGCTGACCGGCGTGACCTTGTTCGGACCAGTAGCATCCGCGCCGAGCGCCCATGTCGCGATGTCAACATGGTGCGCACCCCAGTCGTTCATTTGGCCACCGGAATACTCGTACCAATTACGCCAAGCGTAATGACAATTGGTATAAAGTGGCACGCCGCCACCGTAGCCTTCACGCATTTCGGGCAAGGCACGGTAGGGAACCTTCGGGGCTGGGCCGAGCCATGTGTCCCAGTCGAGACCCTTAGGAACATCGATCGCCGGAATGACTGGCGAACCGGTAGCACCGTTGATTCCACAAGTCACCTTGCGGATCTCGCCGATCCGGCCGTCACGGATCAACGCAATTGCTTTGAGGAACCGATGATCGCACTCGGTCCGTTGCATCGTTCCGACCTGGAAGACGCGACCAGTTTGCTTGACAACTTTCTCGATCAACTTGCCCTCGTCGATCGTCAGCGTCAAAGGCTTTTCACAGTAGACGTCTTTACCGGCCAGCATTGCTTCGACCGAGATCTTGGTGTGCCAGTGATCGGGTGCTGCAATCATGACCGCATCGATGTCGTCACGGTCCAGGACCTTGCGGTAGTCGGCGTACCCGTCAGCCGTTTGGCCGGTCCTTTCTTTTAGCTTTGCCAGGTTCTCACCAAGCACCGTTTCGTCGAGGTCAGCAAAGGCGGCGAAGTCCGCGAACTTGGTTGACTTGCTCGTGATGGTCCAACCCTGGTTTCGCAGTCCAATAGTGGCGAAGACAGGTCGCTCGTTTGGTGAGTCTTGACCACGACTGACGGCGCTAGTTCCCATAAAGAACCCAGTCGCGGTCGCCGCGCTGGTTGCCTGAATAAAGTCACGCCGGTTGAATTTGCGTTTCGAAGTCATTTTGAATCCTCTACTGGGAGATCGGGGAAGGAATTAGAAAGAAAACTATTGGGAGAGTGAAGCTCCCGTTATTTGCCCAAGTCTTTGAATCGTTCGTAAGTCTGATTGAGTGGGTGGGCGTCTTTCCGACCGTCAATCATACACGCAGTCCATTCGGAAAGTCGCCGTCCGAGTCGCCTGCAAGCTTCTTGGACCCGATCTTCCTCTGGAATGCCCGCTGAGATCGCTCCATAATGGGCCGAAAACTTAATGCCGGAATAGTCCGTCAGTCCAAAGATGAGAAAGCCGTAGTTGATCAAGATCGACATCAGCGCCATGCAGGTCCATTCCTGGCCACCGCCCCAAGCACCCGCAGACGAGAAAACACAACCGATTTTTCCATCTCGCTTCCCCCAATTCTCGATTGGCTGCTCGTCCCACCACCGTTTCATCTGCCAACTCACCGACCCATAGTTGGTGGGAGAGCCGAGTGCGATGCCGTCACACCAGTCGAGGTCAGTATGATCGGCTTGGTCAGTGCTTTTCAAACGCACATCAACGCCTTCAAGTTGACTTGCACCTTCAGCGACCAATTCTGCCATTCGCATGGTGTTCTGTGTGTTGGAGTGATAGAGAACTAGTACATTTGCCATGTCGATTTTTACCGATGTGAATAACGGAAAGACAGCACACGCTTCGCCCAATGAAACTTTGTCCAATTTACACAAGCGTCGCTTCATCGTTGATCGCGCAAGTCAAATTTCGCAGCAGAGCTAACAGCATCTCTGCTTCCTTTGCAGACATACAACCGCACATGTCATCGCGAATGGGCTGGCCAGCCTTCCACAACTTCTTGTTCATTCGTTTGCCTGCGGCCGTCAGTTTGACGGTCTTCGCCCTAGCGTCCGAAGGGTGGCTTTCTCGTTTGACAAAACCATTTGCTTCC comes from the Rubripirellula reticaptiva genome and includes:
- a CDS encoding Gfo/Idh/MocA family protein, with amino-acid sequence MTSKRKFNRRDFIQATSAATATGFFMGTSAVSRGQDSPNERPVFATIGLRNQGWTITSKSTKFADFAAFADLDETVLGENLAKLKERTGQTADGYADYRKVLDRDDIDAVMIAAPDHWHTKISVEAMLAGKDVYCEKPLTLTIDEGKLIEKVVKQTGRVFQVGTMQRTECDHRFLKAIALIRDGRIGEIRKVTCGINGATGSPVIPAIDVPKGLDWDTWLGPAPKVPYRALPEMREGYGGGVPLYTNCHYAWRNWYEYSGGQMNDWGAHHVDIATWALGADATGPNKVTPVSFSLPVDYKDGYPTVSDQYNSPTKFEIHANMPGDIPLVITSEGDNGILFEGTKGRFFVNRGKLTGKPVEDLETNPLPEGAVEAVYGGPVSENHTANWIAAMNSREQPISDVWSHNRMLETCHLANIAIRLGRELKWDPTKREIIGDDQANAFLSRESRKGFEISM
- a CDS encoding flavodoxin family protein — translated: MANVLVLYHSNTQNTMRMAELVAEGASQLEGVDVRLKSTDQADHTDLDWCDGIALGSPTNYGSVSWQMKRWWDEQPIENWGKRDGKIGCVFSSAGAWGGGQEWTCMALMSILINYGFLIFGLTDYSGIKFSAHYGAISAGIPEEDRVQEACRRLGRRLSEWTACMIDGRKDAHPLNQTYERFKDLGK
- a CDS encoding MarR family winged helix-turn-helix transcriptional regulator; its protein translation is MIDTHRDLPLALRAAYLALHRRTDARFAEHQVTADQFVLLAALANGEALTQRELSDQISSDPSTVRAMLVLLEANGFVKRESHPSDARAKTVKLTAAGKRMNKKLWKAGQPIRDDMCGCMSAKEAEMLLALLRNLTCAINDEATLV